The Caenorhabditis elegans chromosome II genome has a segment encoding these proteins:
- the egl-27 gene encoding Egg-laying defective protein 27 (Confirmed by transcript evidence), producing MSRFDSQCSSEDVNKEDECVPSSSEDSQDGVSSPMENDDEPEFSQKHYDIEPCYYSLTGKSDRNCRGIVYRYRQDSDLKGFQSHDGTLYRLRDSVFVEVSQNEPYVIAAICGFKYTKRDHVVVKLTRYFRADDIPEISLNLMKQERAELEINPHLCPQSLNRELFNSELQITQPVSCLRGKCIVEYVKDVRHARTVADFSLDNDTFFFCLHYNQDSTKLASTHYAIRVGTSFQATLPPMAECSVGDDSDRDELLYRPNSIESGEEEDYIKLARCYRTYTLSGNHMLDSQKNARSLQVSDLLMDEAIIQLHRSGYKIDDALSELNANDIILTTDVDNMTQDDAKKFAKGIKQLGKNFSRIHRELLPHHSREQLVSYYYLWKKTPEATKPKQAARRVNPTSIKRPTKEKVKASRPTSTEYLDFDSASESDVENNGPSGRACHHCYGAESKDWHHANGLLLCTDCRLHYKKYGQLRQIANRPSQVPACLFKRSNSDEEESGVRTRAGKKEQRRRTPSSMSETPDRRSPSTVSNGAPNLTAEETPTKKLNGSVKRAPKRPLHNGVINNVEKSNSSEEPASPTTPPPTLTNGLTNGHGPESSTPNGETISKRMKVEPSYDDDDDEEEGKMTIDEGDDDPMPVLNGFKKEESVEEIKLELNGTIKKENGVETDPTTPTCSMEAENEVCETPAVVSVEIRDETNGETNSDLKDDENVEPDSPEDTFELGSNVEFETKNAMFVRSIVRSCGPRCARTDLIFKIKVGGVWEKSIKEKEERKKVHLQNQRIQDSEKVAIQQNQIKKEQQQSQPTPQQIHQQQAQQNAQHLQQLQQAVMLGHLPPEVLRQMMPPQFGVDPTAILMQQMMAGQQSQGVNAAFQHQMALQQQLEAHQVQLMMAHQHQQKMIAEQQQQQRHAAAQQLREREQREQRERERERQHQQQAQQALHQQQQQHAAAAANQLNPAMMQMMALMANSAASQQDIARLMEMAAQQQQQQQQAAQAQAQRDQERERREREAREREAAREREREQAAREAAARDQAAREHAQAVQAAAAAAQQAQALTPDMQHMHLLQQLMLNPALMMQLQQAQAQQQQQQPQVTNPLQMLQHGMAAQSANQAEMMRRIHPEPAMRPQHQ from the exons ATGAGCCGCTTTGACAGCCAGTGCAGTAGTGAAGACGTCAACAAAGAGGACGAATGTGTGCCGTCGTCATCTGAGGATAGCCAAG acgGCGTTTCTTCCCCAATGGAAAACGATGACGAaccagaattttcccaaaagCATTACGATATTGAACCATGTTATTATAGTCTTACAGGCAAATCGGATAGGAATTGCCGTGGAATA gtataCCGGTATCGACAAGACAGTGATCTAAAAGGGTTTCAATCACATGATGGCACATTGTACAGGCTACGAGATTCAGTATTCGTAGAAGTGTCACAAAACGAGCCGTATGTGATAGCGGCAATATGCGGATTTAAATAT acaaaacgAGATCACGTGGTAGTGAAACTTACGAGGTACTTCAGAGCAGACGATATACCTGAGATATctttaaatttaatgaaacAAGAACGAGCTGAGCTTGAAATCAATCCACATTTATGTCCa caatcaTTAAATCGAGAATTATTTAATTCGGAATTACAAATTACACAACCAGTTTCATGTTTAAG GGGAAAGTGCATAGTAGAATACGTAAAAGACGTCCGGCACGCACGAACCGTCGCCGATTTCTCACTTGACAACGatacgtttttcttttgtctcCATTACAATCAAGATTCAACAAAACTGGCATCAACGCATTACGCCATTCGGGTCGGAACATCCTTCCAG gctACATTACCACCCATGGCTGAATGTTCAGTAGGTGATGACAGTGATCGTGACGAATTATTGTATCGACCAAACAGTATCGAAtcaggagaagaagaagattaTATAAAGTTAGCAAGATGCTACCGTACCTACACTCTAAGTGGTAATCATATGCTTGattcgcaaaaaaatgctCGG TCTCTTCAGGTCAGTGATCTACTTATGGATGAAGCCATTATTCAACTTCATCGAAGTGGTTACAAAATTGACGATGCACTCAGTGAGTTGAATGCTAACGACATCATTCTGACGACAGACGTTGACAACATGACACAAGACGAcgcgaaaaaatttgcaaaggGTATCAAGCAACTAGgaaagaatttttcaagaattcacCGGGAACTTTTACCACATCACAGTCGG GAGCAACTCGTATCCTATTACTACCTGTGGAAGAAGACACCAGAAGCTACGAAACCTAAACAAGCTGCTCGTCGAGTCAATCCTACGAGTATCAAGCGGCcaacaaaagaaaaagttaaagCTTCTCGTCCAACTTCAACGGAATATCTCGATTTCGATTCAGCAAGTGAGAGTGACGTAGAAAATAACGGACCATCAGGAAGAGCGTGTCATCATTGTTACGGTgcag aaagtaAAGACTGGCATCACGCAAACGGTCTTTTGCTGTGCACAGATTGTCGATTGCACTATAAGAAGTACGGACAACTTCGACAAATTGCGAATCGACCATCTCAAGTTCCAGCGTGTCTTTTCAAACGTTCCAATTCGGACGAAGAAGAGAGCGGAGTGAGGACAAGAGCCGGAAAGAAAGAACAACGAAGAAG aacgCCTTCTTCGATGAGCGAGACTCCAGATCGTAGATCACCATCGACTGTATCGAATGGTGCTCCAAATCTCACTGCTGAAGAAACACCTACGAAGAAATTGAATGGAAGTGTGAAGAGAGCTCCAAAGCGGCCATTACATAATGGAGTGATAAATAATGTGGAGAAGTCGAACAGCTCTGAAGAACCGGCATCGCCAACAACACCACCACCAACTCTGACAAATGGTCTCACAAATGGTCATGGTCCAGAATCTTCGACTCCAAATGGTGAAACTATCTCGAAAAGAATGAAAGTAGAACCAAGTTATGACGATGATGACGATGAGGAAGAAGGTAAAATGACTATTGATGAAGGTGATGACGATCCAATGCCGGTATTAAATGgattcaaaaaagaagaatcagTTGAAGAGATCAAGTTAGAACTTAATGGTACAATTAAAAAGGAAAACGGCGTGGAAACCGATCCCACGACGCCCACGTGCTCCATGGAAGCTGAAAATGAAGTATGTGAAACACCAGCTGTTGTTTCAGTAGAAATTAGAGATGAAACAAATGGCGAAACGAATTCGGATCTAAAAGACGATGAAAACGTGGAGCCTGACAGCCCAGAAGACACTTTCGAATTGGGAAGCAACGtggaatttgaaacaaaaaatgcgatGTTTGTTCGTTCGATTGTTAGATCTTGTGGTCCTCGGTGTGCACGAACcgatttaattttcaaaataaaagttggtGGCGTGTGGGAGAAGAGCATCAAAGAAAAGGAGGAGAGGAAGAAGGTTCATCTCCAAAATCAACGAATTCAAGACTCTGAAAAAGTTGCAATTCAACAAAATCAGATCAAGAAAGAACAACAACAGTCTCAACCGACTCCACAACAAATCCACCAGCAGCAAGCTCAGCAAAATGCTCAACATCTGCAACAACTTCAACAGGCTGTGATGTTGGGGCATCTTCCTCCTGAAGTTCTTCGTCAAATGATGCCTCCACAATTTGGTGTGGATCCTACAGCAATATTAATGCAACAGATGATGGCTGGTCAGCAATCTCAAGGAGTTAATGCAGCATTCCAACATCAAATGGCTCTTCAACAACAACTTGAAGCTCATCAAGTTCAG CTTATGATGGCTCATCaacatcaacaaaaaatgatagcTGAACAACAGCAACAGCAAAGACATGCTGCAGCGCAGCAATTGCGAGAACGGGAGCAACGTGAACAACGTGAACGAGAAAGAGAACGACAACATCAACAACAGGCTCAACAAGCTCTTcatcagcaacaacaacagcatGCGGCTGCTGCAGCGAATCAATTGAATCCAGCAATGATGCAGATGATGGCATTAATGGCGAACAGCGCAGCCAGCCAACAAGATATTGCACGATTAATGGAGATGGCTGCTcagcagcaacaacagcaacaGCAAGCTGCTCAGGCTCAAGCCCAGCGTGACCAAGAACGTGAACGACGGGAACGTGAAGCACGAGAACGGGAAGCTGCTCGGGAACGTGAACGAGAGCAAGCTGCTCGAGAAGCTGCAGCACGAGATCAGGCAGCCCGCGAACATGCTCAAGCAGTTCaggcagcagcagcagcagcacaACAGGCACAGGCACTT ACACCTGATATGCAACATATGCATCTACTGCAACAGTTGATGCTAAATCCAGCACTTATGATGCAACTTCAACAGGCTCAAgctcaacaacaacaacaacagcctCAAGTAACGAATCCCCTTCAAATGTTGCAGCATGGAATGGCTGCGCAAAGTGCcaatcaagccgaaatgatgCGTCGGATTCATCCAGAACCTGCGATGCGTCCTCAACATCAGTAA
- the egl-27 gene encoding Egg-laying defective protein 27 (Confirmed by transcript evidence) has translation MSRFDSQCSSEDVNKEDECVPSSSEDSQDGVSSPMENDDEPEFSQKHYDIEPCYYSLTGKSDRNCRGIVYRYRQDSDLKGFQSHDGTLYRLRDSVFVEVSQNEPYVIAAICGFKYTKRDHVVVKLTRYFRADDIPEISLNLMKQERAELEINPHLCPQSLNRELFNSELQITQPVSCLRGKCIVEYVKDVRHARTVADFSLDNDTFFFCLHYNQDSTKLASTHYAIRVGTSFQATLPPMAECSVGDDSDRDELLYRPNSIESGEEEDYIKLARCYRTYTLSGNHMLDSQKNARVSDLLMDEAIIQLHRSGYKIDDALSELNANDIILTTDVDNMTQDDAKKFAKGIKQLGKNFSRIHRELLPHHSREQLVSYYYLWKKTPEATKPKQAARRVNPTSIKRPTKEKVKASRPTSTEYLDFDSASESDVENNGPSGRACHHCYGAESKDWHHANGLLLCTDCRLHYKKYGQLRQIANRPSQVPACLFKRSNSDEEESGVRTRAGKKEQRRRTPSSMSETPDRRSPSTVSNGAPNLTAEETPTKKLNGSVKRAPKRPLHNGVINNVEKSNSSEEPASPTTPPPTLTNGLTNGHGPESSTPNGETISKRMKVEPSYDDDDDEEEGKMTIDEGDDDPMPVLNGFKKEESVEEIKLELNGTIKKENGVETDPTTPTCSMEAENEVCETPAVVSVEIRDETNGETNSDLKDDENVEPDSPEDTFELGSNVEFETKNAMFVRSIVRSCGPRCARTDLIFKIKVGGVWEKSIKEKEERKKVHLQNQRIQDSEKVAIQQNQIKKEQQQSQPTPQQIHQQQAQQNAQHLQQLQQAVMLGHLPPEVLRQMMPPQFGVDPTAILMQQMMAGQQSQGVNAAFQHQMALQQQLEAHQVQFQLMMAHQHQQKMIAEQQQQQRHAAAQQLREREQREQRERERERQHQQQAQQALHQQQQQHAAAAANQLNPAMMQMMALMANSAASQQDIARLMEMAAQQQQQQQQAAQAQAQRDQERERREREAREREAAREREREQAAREAAARDQAAREHAQAVQAAAAAAQQAQALTPDMQHMHLLQQLMLNPALMMQLQQAQAQQQQQQPQVTNPLQMLQHGMAAQSANQAEMMRRIHPEPAMRPQHQ, from the exons ATGAGCCGCTTTGACAGCCAGTGCAGTAGTGAAGACGTCAACAAAGAGGACGAATGTGTGCCGTCGTCATCTGAGGATAGCCAAG acgGCGTTTCTTCCCCAATGGAAAACGATGACGAaccagaattttcccaaaagCATTACGATATTGAACCATGTTATTATAGTCTTACAGGCAAATCGGATAGGAATTGCCGTGGAATA gtataCCGGTATCGACAAGACAGTGATCTAAAAGGGTTTCAATCACATGATGGCACATTGTACAGGCTACGAGATTCAGTATTCGTAGAAGTGTCACAAAACGAGCCGTATGTGATAGCGGCAATATGCGGATTTAAATAT acaaaacgAGATCACGTGGTAGTGAAACTTACGAGGTACTTCAGAGCAGACGATATACCTGAGATATctttaaatttaatgaaacAAGAACGAGCTGAGCTTGAAATCAATCCACATTTATGTCCa caatcaTTAAATCGAGAATTATTTAATTCGGAATTACAAATTACACAACCAGTTTCATGTTTAAG GGGAAAGTGCATAGTAGAATACGTAAAAGACGTCCGGCACGCACGAACCGTCGCCGATTTCTCACTTGACAACGatacgtttttcttttgtctcCATTACAATCAAGATTCAACAAAACTGGCATCAACGCATTACGCCATTCGGGTCGGAACATCCTTCCAG gctACATTACCACCCATGGCTGAATGTTCAGTAGGTGATGACAGTGATCGTGACGAATTATTGTATCGACCAAACAGTATCGAAtcaggagaagaagaagattaTATAAAGTTAGCAAGATGCTACCGTACCTACACTCTAAGTGGTAATCATATGCTTGattcgcaaaaaaatgctCGG GTCAGTGATCTACTTATGGATGAAGCCATTATTCAACTTCATCGAAGTGGTTACAAAATTGACGATGCACTCAGTGAGTTGAATGCTAACGACATCATTCTGACGACAGACGTTGACAACATGACACAAGACGAcgcgaaaaaatttgcaaaggGTATCAAGCAACTAGgaaagaatttttcaagaattcacCGGGAACTTTTACCACATCACAGTCGG GAGCAACTCGTATCCTATTACTACCTGTGGAAGAAGACACCAGAAGCTACGAAACCTAAACAAGCTGCTCGTCGAGTCAATCCTACGAGTATCAAGCGGCcaacaaaagaaaaagttaaagCTTCTCGTCCAACTTCAACGGAATATCTCGATTTCGATTCAGCAAGTGAGAGTGACGTAGAAAATAACGGACCATCAGGAAGAGCGTGTCATCATTGTTACGGTgcag aaagtaAAGACTGGCATCACGCAAACGGTCTTTTGCTGTGCACAGATTGTCGATTGCACTATAAGAAGTACGGACAACTTCGACAAATTGCGAATCGACCATCTCAAGTTCCAGCGTGTCTTTTCAAACGTTCCAATTCGGACGAAGAAGAGAGCGGAGTGAGGACAAGAGCCGGAAAGAAAGAACAACGAAGAAG aacgCCTTCTTCGATGAGCGAGACTCCAGATCGTAGATCACCATCGACTGTATCGAATGGTGCTCCAAATCTCACTGCTGAAGAAACACCTACGAAGAAATTGAATGGAAGTGTGAAGAGAGCTCCAAAGCGGCCATTACATAATGGAGTGATAAATAATGTGGAGAAGTCGAACAGCTCTGAAGAACCGGCATCGCCAACAACACCACCACCAACTCTGACAAATGGTCTCACAAATGGTCATGGTCCAGAATCTTCGACTCCAAATGGTGAAACTATCTCGAAAAGAATGAAAGTAGAACCAAGTTATGACGATGATGACGATGAGGAAGAAGGTAAAATGACTATTGATGAAGGTGATGACGATCCAATGCCGGTATTAAATGgattcaaaaaagaagaatcagTTGAAGAGATCAAGTTAGAACTTAATGGTACAATTAAAAAGGAAAACGGCGTGGAAACCGATCCCACGACGCCCACGTGCTCCATGGAAGCTGAAAATGAAGTATGTGAAACACCAGCTGTTGTTTCAGTAGAAATTAGAGATGAAACAAATGGCGAAACGAATTCGGATCTAAAAGACGATGAAAACGTGGAGCCTGACAGCCCAGAAGACACTTTCGAATTGGGAAGCAACGtggaatttgaaacaaaaaatgcgatGTTTGTTCGTTCGATTGTTAGATCTTGTGGTCCTCGGTGTGCACGAACcgatttaattttcaaaataaaagttggtGGCGTGTGGGAGAAGAGCATCAAAGAAAAGGAGGAGAGGAAGAAGGTTCATCTCCAAAATCAACGAATTCAAGACTCTGAAAAAGTTGCAATTCAACAAAATCAGATCAAGAAAGAACAACAACAGTCTCAACCGACTCCACAACAAATCCACCAGCAGCAAGCTCAGCAAAATGCTCAACATCTGCAACAACTTCAACAGGCTGTGATGTTGGGGCATCTTCCTCCTGAAGTTCTTCGTCAAATGATGCCTCCACAATTTGGTGTGGATCCTACAGCAATATTAATGCAACAGATGATGGCTGGTCAGCAATCTCAAGGAGTTAATGCAGCATTCCAACATCAAATGGCTCTTCAACAACAACTTGAAGCTCATCAAGTTCAG TTTCAGCTTATGATGGCTCATCaacatcaacaaaaaatgatagcTGAACAACAGCAACAGCAAAGACATGCTGCAGCGCAGCAATTGCGAGAACGGGAGCAACGTGAACAACGTGAACGAGAAAGAGAACGACAACATCAACAACAGGCTCAACAAGCTCTTcatcagcaacaacaacagcatGCGGCTGCTGCAGCGAATCAATTGAATCCAGCAATGATGCAGATGATGGCATTAATGGCGAACAGCGCAGCCAGCCAACAAGATATTGCACGATTAATGGAGATGGCTGCTcagcagcaacaacagcaacaGCAAGCTGCTCAGGCTCAAGCCCAGCGTGACCAAGAACGTGAACGACGGGAACGTGAAGCACGAGAACGGGAAGCTGCTCGGGAACGTGAACGAGAGCAAGCTGCTCGAGAAGCTGCAGCACGAGATCAGGCAGCCCGCGAACATGCTCAAGCAGTTCaggcagcagcagcagcagcacaACAGGCACAGGCACTT ACACCTGATATGCAACATATGCATCTACTGCAACAGTTGATGCTAAATCCAGCACTTATGATGCAACTTCAACAGGCTCAAgctcaacaacaacaacaacagcctCAAGTAACGAATCCCCTTCAAATGTTGCAGCATGGAATGGCTGCGCAAAGTGCcaatcaagccgaaatgatgCGTCGGATTCATCCAGAACCTGCGATGCGTCCTCAACATCAGTAA
- the egl-27 gene encoding Egg-laying defective protein 27 (Confirmed by transcript evidence), with amino-acid sequence MSRFDSQCSSEDVNKEDECVPSSSEDSQDGVSSPMENDDEPEFSQKHYDIEPCYYSLTGKSDRNCRGIVYRYRQDSDLKGFQSHDGTLYRLRDSVFVEVSQNEPYVIAAICGFKYTKRDHVVVKLTRYFRADDIPEISLNLMKQERAELEINPHLCPQSLNRELFNSELQITQPVSCLRGKCIVEYVKDVRHARTVADFSLDNDTFFFCLHYNQDSTKLASTHYAIRVGTSFQATLPPMAECSVGDDSDRDELLYRPNSIESGEEEDYIKLARCYRTYTLSGNHMLDSQKNARSLQVSDLLMDEAIIQLHRSGYKIDDALSELNANDIILTTDVDNMTQDDAKKFAKGIKQLGKNFSRIHRELLPHHSREQLVSYYYLWKKTPEATKPKQAARRVNPTSIKRPTKEKVKASRPTSTEYLDFDSASESDVENNGPSGRACHHCYGAESKDWHHANGLLLCTDCRLHYKKYGQLRQIANRPSQVPACLFKRSNSDEEESGVRTRAGKKEQRRRTPSSMSETPDRRSPSTVSNGAPNLTAEETPTKKLNGSVKRAPKRPLHNGVINNVEKSNSSEEPASPTTPPPTLTNGLTNGHGPESSTPNGETISKRMKVEPSYDDDDDEEEGKMTIDEGDDDPMPVLNGFKKEESVEEIKLELNGTIKKENGVETDPTTPTCSMEAENEVCETPAVVSVEIRDETNGETNSDLKDDENVEPDSPEDTFELGSNVEFETKNAMFVRSIVRSCGPRCARTDLIFKIKVGGVWEKSIKEKEERKKVHLQNQRIQDSEKVAIQQNQIKKEQQQSQPTPQQIHQQQAQQNAQHLQQLQQAVMLGHLPPEVLRQMMPPQFGVDPTAILMQQMMAGQQSQGVNAAFQHQMALQQQLEAHQVQFQLMMAHQHQQKMIAEQQQQQRHAAAQQLREREQREQRERERERQHQQQAQQALHQQQQQHAAAAANQLNPAMMQMMALMANSAASQQDIARLMEMAAQQQQQQQQAAQAQAQRDQERERREREAREREAAREREREQAAREAAARDQAAREHAQAVQAAAAAAQQAQALTPDMQHMHLLQQLMLNPALMMQLQQAQAQQQQQQPQVTNPLQMLQHGMAAQSANQAEMMRRIHPEPAMRPQHQ; translated from the exons ATGAGCCGCTTTGACAGCCAGTGCAGTAGTGAAGACGTCAACAAAGAGGACGAATGTGTGCCGTCGTCATCTGAGGATAGCCAAG acgGCGTTTCTTCCCCAATGGAAAACGATGACGAaccagaattttcccaaaagCATTACGATATTGAACCATGTTATTATAGTCTTACAGGCAAATCGGATAGGAATTGCCGTGGAATA gtataCCGGTATCGACAAGACAGTGATCTAAAAGGGTTTCAATCACATGATGGCACATTGTACAGGCTACGAGATTCAGTATTCGTAGAAGTGTCACAAAACGAGCCGTATGTGATAGCGGCAATATGCGGATTTAAATAT acaaaacgAGATCACGTGGTAGTGAAACTTACGAGGTACTTCAGAGCAGACGATATACCTGAGATATctttaaatttaatgaaacAAGAACGAGCTGAGCTTGAAATCAATCCACATTTATGTCCa caatcaTTAAATCGAGAATTATTTAATTCGGAATTACAAATTACACAACCAGTTTCATGTTTAAG GGGAAAGTGCATAGTAGAATACGTAAAAGACGTCCGGCACGCACGAACCGTCGCCGATTTCTCACTTGACAACGatacgtttttcttttgtctcCATTACAATCAAGATTCAACAAAACTGGCATCAACGCATTACGCCATTCGGGTCGGAACATCCTTCCAG gctACATTACCACCCATGGCTGAATGTTCAGTAGGTGATGACAGTGATCGTGACGAATTATTGTATCGACCAAACAGTATCGAAtcaggagaagaagaagattaTATAAAGTTAGCAAGATGCTACCGTACCTACACTCTAAGTGGTAATCATATGCTTGattcgcaaaaaaatgctCGG TCTCTTCAGGTCAGTGATCTACTTATGGATGAAGCCATTATTCAACTTCATCGAAGTGGTTACAAAATTGACGATGCACTCAGTGAGTTGAATGCTAACGACATCATTCTGACGACAGACGTTGACAACATGACACAAGACGAcgcgaaaaaatttgcaaaggGTATCAAGCAACTAGgaaagaatttttcaagaattcacCGGGAACTTTTACCACATCACAGTCGG GAGCAACTCGTATCCTATTACTACCTGTGGAAGAAGACACCAGAAGCTACGAAACCTAAACAAGCTGCTCGTCGAGTCAATCCTACGAGTATCAAGCGGCcaacaaaagaaaaagttaaagCTTCTCGTCCAACTTCAACGGAATATCTCGATTTCGATTCAGCAAGTGAGAGTGACGTAGAAAATAACGGACCATCAGGAAGAGCGTGTCATCATTGTTACGGTgcag aaagtaAAGACTGGCATCACGCAAACGGTCTTTTGCTGTGCACAGATTGTCGATTGCACTATAAGAAGTACGGACAACTTCGACAAATTGCGAATCGACCATCTCAAGTTCCAGCGTGTCTTTTCAAACGTTCCAATTCGGACGAAGAAGAGAGCGGAGTGAGGACAAGAGCCGGAAAGAAAGAACAACGAAGAAG aacgCCTTCTTCGATGAGCGAGACTCCAGATCGTAGATCACCATCGACTGTATCGAATGGTGCTCCAAATCTCACTGCTGAAGAAACACCTACGAAGAAATTGAATGGAAGTGTGAAGAGAGCTCCAAAGCGGCCATTACATAATGGAGTGATAAATAATGTGGAGAAGTCGAACAGCTCTGAAGAACCGGCATCGCCAACAACACCACCACCAACTCTGACAAATGGTCTCACAAATGGTCATGGTCCAGAATCTTCGACTCCAAATGGTGAAACTATCTCGAAAAGAATGAAAGTAGAACCAAGTTATGACGATGATGACGATGAGGAAGAAGGTAAAATGACTATTGATGAAGGTGATGACGATCCAATGCCGGTATTAAATGgattcaaaaaagaagaatcagTTGAAGAGATCAAGTTAGAACTTAATGGTACAATTAAAAAGGAAAACGGCGTGGAAACCGATCCCACGACGCCCACGTGCTCCATGGAAGCTGAAAATGAAGTATGTGAAACACCAGCTGTTGTTTCAGTAGAAATTAGAGATGAAACAAATGGCGAAACGAATTCGGATCTAAAAGACGATGAAAACGTGGAGCCTGACAGCCCAGAAGACACTTTCGAATTGGGAAGCAACGtggaatttgaaacaaaaaatgcgatGTTTGTTCGTTCGATTGTTAGATCTTGTGGTCCTCGGTGTGCACGAACcgatttaattttcaaaataaaagttggtGGCGTGTGGGAGAAGAGCATCAAAGAAAAGGAGGAGAGGAAGAAGGTTCATCTCCAAAATCAACGAATTCAAGACTCTGAAAAAGTTGCAATTCAACAAAATCAGATCAAGAAAGAACAACAACAGTCTCAACCGACTCCACAACAAATCCACCAGCAGCAAGCTCAGCAAAATGCTCAACATCTGCAACAACTTCAACAGGCTGTGATGTTGGGGCATCTTCCTCCTGAAGTTCTTCGTCAAATGATGCCTCCACAATTTGGTGTGGATCCTACAGCAATATTAATGCAACAGATGATGGCTGGTCAGCAATCTCAAGGAGTTAATGCAGCATTCCAACATCAAATGGCTCTTCAACAACAACTTGAAGCTCATCAAGTTCAG TTTCAGCTTATGATGGCTCATCaacatcaacaaaaaatgatagcTGAACAACAGCAACAGCAAAGACATGCTGCAGCGCAGCAATTGCGAGAACGGGAGCAACGTGAACAACGTGAACGAGAAAGAGAACGACAACATCAACAACAGGCTCAACAAGCTCTTcatcagcaacaacaacagcatGCGGCTGCTGCAGCGAATCAATTGAATCCAGCAATGATGCAGATGATGGCATTAATGGCGAACAGCGCAGCCAGCCAACAAGATATTGCACGATTAATGGAGATGGCTGCTcagcagcaacaacagcaacaGCAAGCTGCTCAGGCTCAAGCCCAGCGTGACCAAGAACGTGAACGACGGGAACGTGAAGCACGAGAACGGGAAGCTGCTCGGGAACGTGAACGAGAGCAAGCTGCTCGAGAAGCTGCAGCACGAGATCAGGCAGCCCGCGAACATGCTCAAGCAGTTCaggcagcagcagcagcagcacaACAGGCACAGGCACTT ACACCTGATATGCAACATATGCATCTACTGCAACAGTTGATGCTAAATCCAGCACTTATGATGCAACTTCAACAGGCTCAAgctcaacaacaacaacaacagcctCAAGTAACGAATCCCCTTCAAATGTTGCAGCATGGAATGGCTGCGCAAAGTGCcaatcaagccgaaatgatgCGTCGGATTCATCCAGAACCTGCGATGCGTCCTCAACATCAGTAA